The proteins below come from a single Rariglobus hedericola genomic window:
- a CDS encoding GbsR/MarR family transcriptional regulator has product MKLTPVMEKFILHWGEMGSRWGINRSVAQVHALLMLCPKPIAADEIGETLSVARSNVSTSIKELQGWGLIRVVHIFGDRREHFETMKDVWEMFIVVMKERKKREFDPTLATLRDCKQAAVGAKEDSDHTRARLKELIEFMELTSSWADKAQSMSPASAKKLFKLGDKVFRLVG; this is encoded by the coding sequence ATGAAACTTACACCCGTTATGGAAAAATTCATTCTTCACTGGGGTGAAATGGGTTCGCGTTGGGGAATCAACCGCTCGGTGGCTCAGGTCCATGCGTTGCTTATGTTGTGCCCAAAGCCGATTGCCGCAGATGAGATTGGTGAAACGCTCAGTGTCGCCCGTTCCAACGTCAGCACCAGCATCAAGGAATTGCAGGGTTGGGGCTTGATTCGTGTGGTCCATATTTTCGGTGATCGCCGTGAGCATTTTGAAACCATGAAGGATGTCTGGGAGATGTTCATCGTTGTCATGAAGGAGCGGAAAAAACGTGAATTTGATCCCACGCTGGCCACGTTACGTGACTGCAAACAGGCGGCTGTGGGCGCCAAGGAAGATTCGGATCACACGCGCGCGCGACTGAAAGAACTGATCGAATTCATGGAGCTGACCTCCAGCTGGGCGGACAAGGCGCAATCCATGAGTCCTGCGTCAGCTAAAAAATTATTCAAATTGGGTGATAAGGTTTTCCGCTTGGTTGGCTGA
- a CDS encoding rhomboid family intramembrane serine protease — protein sequence MALLTVLGLTTCAGLRSLVFFNRRVLDVESVRQNREYDRFISNCGVHANLPHFVFNAAVICLYGIALSNALGGVQMLAIFLGSALGSSVLAYWVNRGRRHEILGASGAACGLVCAYTLAAPGAVLPLLPAVVPGWIYALLFLAGSYFAHNRKKETITYSAHLGGAIGGVLIAMLYAPELISKSPNVNWLPLFLLLSLRVYFAIWPPEGLANRKPETGASALPDLYFRAYRSEISEYSSDLRYQQYDESAGKARERQRMDTLLDKISRHGPDSLKPWERRELERLSLRLRRPTDTTT from the coding sequence TTGGCCCTCTTAACCGTTCTCGGGCTTACCACCTGCGCCGGTTTACGCAGCTTGGTGTTTTTCAACCGCCGGGTTCTTGACGTAGAGTCCGTCCGGCAGAATCGCGAATACGACCGGTTCATCTCGAACTGTGGTGTGCACGCCAACCTCCCGCACTTCGTATTCAACGCCGCCGTCATCTGCCTGTATGGCATCGCGCTCTCCAACGCGCTGGGCGGCGTGCAAATGCTCGCCATTTTTCTGGGGTCCGCGCTGGGCAGTTCAGTGCTGGCCTATTGGGTCAATCGCGGACGCCGCCACGAAATTCTGGGTGCATCCGGCGCCGCTTGTGGTTTGGTGTGCGCCTACACGTTGGCGGCACCGGGAGCCGTCCTCCCGCTGTTGCCCGCGGTCGTGCCCGGCTGGATTTACGCCCTGCTCTTTCTCGCGGGTTCTTACTTCGCGCATAACCGCAAAAAGGAAACCATCACCTACAGCGCCCACCTGGGAGGCGCCATCGGGGGAGTTTTGATCGCGATGCTCTACGCGCCGGAACTCATCTCGAAGTCTCCCAACGTGAACTGGCTTCCGCTGTTTCTCCTGCTCTCGCTGCGGGTTTATTTTGCAATCTGGCCCCCGGAAGGCCTTGCGAATCGGAAGCCCGAAACCGGCGCCAGTGCCCTGCCGGACCTTTATTTCAGGGCCTATCGGAGCGAGATTTCCGAATACAGCTCCGATCTTCGCTATCAGCAATACGACGAATCCGCCGGCAAGGCGCGTGAGCGTCAGCGTATGGACACGCTGCTCGACAAAATCAGCCGACACGGGCCGGACAGCCTTAAGCCTTGGGAACGACGCGAACTGGAAAGGCTTTCCCTGCGTTTGCGCCGCCCGACGGACACAACGACCTAG
- a CDS encoding MBOAT family protein — MNTNTDHGFAFWSVATILFTAVLLTLAVRIPIPWLCMWVVAGGEFFALKLVTTIGLCRSAPAWRLVAYLTLWPGMNARGFLFHESAAVRRPTLTELVFALVKMALGLAAIFWAVIYLKTAPRLLTGWVGMVGIIFTLHFGALHLVSWLWRRNGFDAPPIMKVPVLAVSLADFWGVRWNVAFADSARRFVLLPLARKWGTQTAGAFVFLLSGLVHETVISFPARGGWGGPTLYFVIQGVGAWLEKTSFARMLHLRKGIGGRIFTIVVVVIPLPLLFHPIFVREVILPLIKFLNTHFL, encoded by the coding sequence GTGAATACGAATACCGACCACGGCTTCGCTTTTTGGTCGGTCGCAACGATCTTGTTCACGGCTGTTCTGCTGACTTTGGCCGTGCGCATTCCGATCCCGTGGTTGTGCATGTGGGTGGTGGCCGGCGGGGAGTTTTTCGCGCTGAAGCTGGTGACAACGATAGGGCTTTGTCGTTCGGCTCCCGCGTGGAGACTGGTGGCCTACCTGACGTTATGGCCCGGCATGAATGCGCGGGGATTTCTCTTCCATGAGTCTGCCGCCGTGCGTCGACCGACGTTGACGGAACTGGTTTTTGCGCTGGTCAAAATGGCGCTCGGTTTGGCCGCAATTTTCTGGGCGGTCATTTATTTGAAAACGGCACCGAGGTTATTGACCGGCTGGGTGGGAATGGTGGGGATTATTTTCACGCTGCATTTTGGTGCTTTGCATCTCGTTTCCTGGCTGTGGCGCAGAAACGGTTTCGATGCCCCGCCGATTATGAAGGTGCCTGTGTTGGCGGTTTCGCTGGCCGATTTCTGGGGCGTTCGTTGGAACGTTGCGTTCGCTGACAGTGCGCGGCGGTTCGTGTTGTTACCGCTCGCGCGGAAGTGGGGAACGCAGACTGCGGGTGCGTTCGTTTTTTTACTTTCAGGCTTGGTGCATGAAACGGTGATTTCGTTTCCTGCGCGAGGAGGTTGGGGCGGCCCTACGCTTTATTTTGTTATTCAGGGCGTGGGCGCCTGGTTGGAGAAAACTTCGTTCGCGCGGATGTTACACCTGCGTAAAGGCATCGGCGGAAGAATCTTCACGATCGTCGTTGTGGTGATTCCGTTGCCTCTGCTTTTTCACCCGATTTTTGTCCGCGAGGTCATTCTTCCTCTGATTAAATTTTTGAACACCCATTTTCTATGA
- a CDS encoding VOC family protein — translation MNKQIFLNVPVADLSRSRTFFTALGFSLNPQFTDDTAACVVISEAISVMLLTHDKFRQFTPKAICDTSQAVEALFCLTCESRQEVDDLVAKALAAGGTTHDKPEDFGFMYMHSFVDPDGHGWGLIHTKPSA, via the coding sequence ATGAACAAACAGATATTCCTCAATGTCCCGGTCGCCGATCTATCCAGATCGCGGACCTTCTTTACGGCACTCGGGTTCTCACTCAATCCGCAGTTCACCGATGATACGGCTGCCTGTGTCGTCATCAGCGAGGCGATCTCGGTCATGCTGCTGACTCATGACAAGTTCCGCCAATTTACCCCCAAGGCCATCTGCGATACGTCGCAGGCGGTTGAGGCCCTGTTCTGCCTTACGTGTGAAAGCCGTCAGGAGGTGGACGATCTCGTCGCGAAAGCCCTCGCCGCCGGCGGCACCACCCACGACAAGCCGGAAGACTTTGGGTTTATGTATATGCACAGCTTTGTAGATCCCGACGGCCATGGGTGGGGCCTCATTCACACCAAGCCGAGCGCATGA